The following proteins are co-located in the Gemmatimonadota bacterium genome:
- the nadB gene encoding L-aspartate oxidase, with protein sequence MSEVSKSDYLVIGSGIAGLSFALKAAETGSVTLITKKEFQESNTNYAQGGIASVLHPDDSFELHREDTIQAGAGLCREDVVDMVVRAGPDMVKALIAWGAEFTRGSEEGVKASEQRTTQNLALGREGGHSKNRIVYAADLTGREIERALSEAAIAHPNIALYEHHMAIDLITEHHVYGSKISTPGKIQCWGVYALDAVHGEVKTFLAKFTLLCSGGCGQIYLHSTNPAIATGDGIAMAYRAGASVGNLEFMQFHPTTLYHRDADSFLISEAVRGHGGILVDRAGRSFMADYHEMGPLAPRDVVARAIDSELKKSGDPCVFLDITHCPNAELQARFPTIYERCLKFGIDITQEPIPVVPAAHYMCGGVFTDTQGRTDIERLYASGEVACTGLHGANRLASNSLLEALVFSDRAFSDIRQHIDARLDFPDVPAWQDDDVFNTEEWVLLSHDRQEVQRLMWDYVGIVRSDFRLKRAARRIGVIVQEVEEFYKRTQVTEALLELRNMTTVAALTVRCALSRRESRGLHYTLDCPAPFKSVDDTVVSAWETWGAGLPVIEV encoded by the coding sequence ATGTCTGAGGTTTCTAAATCTGATTATCTGGTCATTGGCAGTGGTATTGCTGGCCTCTCGTTTGCGCTTAAAGCGGCAGAGACGGGGTCTGTTACTCTGATTACTAAAAAAGAGTTTCAAGAATCCAATACCAATTACGCACAGGGCGGTATTGCTTCTGTTTTGCACCCAGACGATTCGTTTGAGCTTCATAGGGAGGATACGATTCAGGCTGGCGCGGGTTTGTGCCGCGAAGATGTGGTGGATATGGTGGTGCGGGCAGGTCCCGATATGGTTAAGGCGCTCATTGCATGGGGGGCAGAGTTTACGCGAGGAAGCGAGGAGGGTGTGAAGGCGAGTGAACAGCGTACAACTCAAAATCTCGCGCTTGGGCGCGAGGGCGGACATTCAAAGAATCGCATTGTGTATGCCGCCGATCTGACCGGGCGAGAGATTGAGCGGGCGTTGTCTGAAGCGGCGATAGCCCATCCCAATATCGCGTTGTACGAGCATCACATGGCGATTGATTTGATCACGGAACACCATGTGTATGGTTCGAAAATTTCAACGCCGGGGAAGATTCAGTGTTGGGGTGTTTACGCACTGGATGCCGTGCATGGAGAGGTGAAGACTTTTTTAGCAAAATTTACGCTGTTGTGTAGCGGCGGGTGTGGTCAGATTTATTTGCATTCGACCAATCCGGCGATTGCAACGGGTGATGGTATTGCCATGGCGTATCGCGCGGGTGCAAGTGTGGGCAATTTGGAGTTTATGCAGTTTCATCCCACGACGCTTTACCATCGGGATGCCGATTCATTTTTGATTTCTGAAGCGGTGCGCGGGCATGGCGGGATTCTGGTGGATCGGGCGGGGCGGTCGTTTATGGCTGATTATCACGAGATGGGGCCGCTTGCACCTCGAGATGTGGTTGCGCGGGCGATTGATAGCGAGTTAAAAAAGAGCGGTGATCCCTGTGTGTTTCTCGATATTACGCATTGTCCGAACGCAGAGCTTCAGGCGCGTTTTCCCACGATTTATGAACGGTGTTTGAAATTTGGCATTGATATAACGCAGGAGCCCATTCCGGTTGTGCCCGCGGCGCATTATATGTGTGGTGGGGTGTTCACAGATACGCAGGGGCGCACGGATATCGAAAGGCTTTACGCTTCGGGTGAGGTCGCTTGTACGGGGTTACACGGTGCGAATCGCCTGGCGAGCAATTCGCTGTTAGAAGCTCTGGTTTTTTCCGACCGCGCGTTTTCCGATATCCGACAGCACATAGATGCGCGGCTCGATTTTCCCGATGTGCCGGCCTGGCAAGACGATGATGTGTTTAATACAGAAGAATGGGTGTTGCTATCACACGACCGGCAAGAAGTACAGCGTTTGATGTGGGATTATGTGGGGATTGTGCGGTCGGATTTTCGATTGAAGCGCGCAGCCCGTCGCATTGGCGTGATTGTGCAGGAGGTCGAAGAATTTTATAAGCGCACACAAGTTACCGAGGCATTGCTGGAGTTGCGCAATATGACGACTGTTGCCGCGCTGACTGTGCGCTGCGCATTGTCTCGCCGCGAAAGCCGGGGTTTGCATTATACGCTCGATTGTCCTGCACCATTCAAATCTGTAGATGATACGGTGGTATCTGCCTGGGAAACGTGGGGTGCGGGGCTGCCGGTTATTGAAGTGTGA